GTCAGTCCTCGCCGAGGTAGGCCTTGCGGACGGACTCGTCGTGCAGCAGGTCGCCGCCGGTCCCGGTGAGGACGATCCGGCCGGTCTCCATCACGTACCCCTGGTCGGAGAGCGAGAGCGCCGCCTGGGCGTTCTGCTCGACCAGCAGGATGGTGGTGCCGGAGGTCTTGAGCTCGATGATGGTCGCCATGATCTTCTGCATCATCAGCGGGGAGAGCCCCATCGAGGGCTCGTCCAGCATCAGCAGCTTCGGCCGGGACATCAGCGCCCGCCCCATCGCGAGCATCTGCTGCTCGCCGCCGGAGAGGGTGCCGGCCGCCTGCTTGCGGCGCTCGCCGAGGATCGGGAAGAGCGTGTAGGCGCGCTCGACGTCGGAGGTGATGCCGTCGGCGTCCTTGCGCAGGAAGGCGCCGAGGAGCAGGTTCTCCTCGATGGTCATCCGGGGGAAGATGTGCCGGCCCTCGGGGGAGTGCGCCAGCCCGAGCGCTACGATCCGGTGCGCGGGGACGGTGCTCAGCGGCTGCCCGTCGAAGGTGATCGTCCCGGAGGTCGGCCGGAGCAGCCCGGACAGGGTGCGCAGGGTGGTGGTCTTACCGGCGCCGTTGGTGCCGATGAGCGTGGTGACCTCGCCCTGGTTGACGGTGAAGCTGATGCCCTTGACGGCTTCGATCTTGCCGTAGGAGACGCGGAGG
The sequence above is drawn from the Kitasatospora sp. NBC_00315 genome and encodes:
- a CDS encoding ABC transporter ATP-binding protein encodes the protein MTALLEVEDLRVSYGKIEAVKGISFTVNQGEVTTLIGTNGAGKTTTLRTLSGLLRPTSGTITFDGQPLSTVPAHRIVALGLAHSPEGRHIFPRMTIEENLLLGAFLRKDADGITSDVERAYTLFPILGERRKQAAGTLSGGEQQMLAMGRALMSRPKLLMLDEPSMGLSPLMMQKIMATIIELKTSGTTILLVEQNAQAALSLSDQGYVMETGRIVLTGTGGDLLHDESVRKAYLGED